A genomic window from Fibrobacterota bacterium includes:
- the rsgA gene encoding ribosome small subunit-dependent GTPase A, giving the protein MEEPDFDRNGGRRLSRSRRVNAEMIWREGFAEDPMGGIKRKRDLRGRQGKIQVDKLPDVLGEGRSGIVVGVSRRTCEVEPLDHPDTTVECSYSPRLRLTQESLLAVGDKVEIHALPGSGWLLTSIQPRRTRISRPGPDARDHLDIVVAANLDVLVIVASCDRPAFHPRLVDRFLVTAQLGGVEPMIFLNKSDLAPLPDLDTYRRMGIPVVAGSANTGEGLPELQERIGTRWAAFAGSSGVGKSSLVRAMIPDAAVEIGEVRRKDGRGRHTTTRSGVFRLPGGGRIIDTPGIRELALHRLSSIELQLYFSDFDAYFGKCRFNDCLHREEPGCAVASAVERGEIHADRWSSYLRILESIGAT; this is encoded by the coding sequence GTGGAAGAACCCGATTTCGATCGAAACGGTGGCCGCAGACTGTCGCGCTCCCGGAGAGTCAATGCGGAAATGATCTGGCGGGAAGGCTTCGCCGAGGACCCGATGGGCGGGATCAAGCGCAAGCGCGATCTGCGGGGCAGACAAGGCAAGATCCAGGTGGACAAGCTCCCGGATGTTCTTGGAGAAGGCAGATCGGGAATCGTGGTGGGCGTGAGCCGACGCACCTGCGAGGTGGAGCCCTTGGACCATCCCGATACCACCGTGGAATGCTCCTATTCGCCCCGTCTTCGCCTGACACAGGAATCCCTTTTGGCCGTGGGCGACAAGGTGGAGATCCACGCTCTCCCGGGCTCCGGCTGGCTTCTGACGTCCATCCAACCGCGACGCACGCGCATTTCCAGGCCTGGTCCCGACGCCCGCGACCACTTGGACATCGTGGTGGCCGCCAACCTCGATGTGCTGGTGATCGTCGCGTCGTGCGACCGCCCCGCCTTCCACCCACGATTGGTGGATCGCTTCCTGGTGACCGCGCAGCTGGGGGGCGTGGAACCCATGATTTTCCTGAACAAGTCCGATCTGGCGCCATTGCCGGATCTAGACACCTACCGCCGCATGGGCATTCCCGTGGTGGCGGGCTCCGCCAACACGGGCGAAGGACTTCCGGAACTGCAAGAGCGCATCGGGACGCGCTGGGCCGCGTTCGCGGGAAGCTCCGGTGTCGGGAAAAGCTCGCTGGTGCGCGCCATGATTCCGGACGCCGCGGTGGAGATCGGCGAAGTACGCAGAAAAGACGGCCGCGGACGACACACGACCACCCGCAGCGGCGTTTTTCGGCTTCCCGGCGGCGGAAGGATCATCGACACCCCTGGCATCCGGGAACTCGCCCTGCATCGGTTGTCGTCGATCGAGCTTCAGCTGTACTTCTCGGATTTCGACGCCTATTTCGGAAAATGCCGCTTCAACGACTGCCTGCACCGGGAGGAACCCGGCTGCGCCGTGGCTTCCGCGGTGGAACGCGGAGAGATCCACGCCGACCGGTGGTCCAGCTACCTTCGGATCCTGGAATCGATCGGAGCCACATGA
- a CDS encoding polyprenyl synthetase family protein has product MPKATTSTIHPDQSSQALESARTLIREDLDKSWDLLVQQADDAPGELPERLRWLSARQGKRVRSTLLLLTARLSPTPNLEAARLSAAAIELLHVASLAHDDVIDESELRRGEASAPLRWGNKMAVLVGDYVFARSMKLAIRTRLPDIVEAINKASCQLVAGEVAELDLSRHTAPTWALYREVIHLKTASLLDTCCRCGALSAGLTPEQIEAAGRLGYHFGMAFQMCDDLLDLGGVADLDKPARLDLANGLVSFPALVRRELTGRSLADLAALPTQALLSILAEEGVLSQALEMIASELDLAAGELIHLPEVPAKVHLQNLLTDLKDRSIRSLAG; this is encoded by the coding sequence GTGCCCAAGGCCACGACCTCAACAATCCATCCAGACCAGAGCTCCCAGGCCCTGGAATCTGCCAGAACCCTCATCCGGGAGGATCTGGACAAATCCTGGGACCTGCTTGTACAGCAGGCGGATGACGCTCCCGGCGAGCTTCCGGAGCGGCTTCGCTGGCTTTCGGCACGCCAGGGAAAGCGGGTGCGATCCACGCTTTTGCTCCTGACCGCCCGCCTGAGCCCCACGCCAAACCTTGAGGCGGCCCGGCTTTCCGCGGCGGCGATCGAGCTGTTGCATGTGGCTTCCCTTGCCCACGACGATGTGATCGACGAATCCGAATTGCGCCGCGGCGAGGCCTCCGCACCACTGCGTTGGGGCAACAAAATGGCCGTTCTGGTTGGTGACTACGTCTTCGCCCGCTCCATGAAGCTTGCCATCCGGACCCGTTTGCCGGACATCGTGGAGGCGATCAACAAGGCTTCTTGCCAGTTGGTGGCAGGCGAAGTCGCCGAGCTGGACCTTTCTCGGCACACAGCCCCCACTTGGGCGCTCTACCGCGAAGTGATCCACCTCAAAACGGCCTCTCTGTTGGATACCTGTTGCCGTTGCGGGGCCCTTTCCGCCGGTCTCACCCCAGAACAAATCGAGGCCGCAGGACGCTTGGGGTACCATTTCGGAATGGCCTTCCAGATGTGCGACGATCTGTTGGATCTGGGCGGCGTGGCGGATCTGGACAAACCAGCCCGCTTGGATCTCGCCAACGGACTGGTCAGCTTTCCCGCCTTGGTGCGTCGTGAACTGACCGGCAGATCGTTGGCCGACCTGGCCGCCTTGCCCACCCAAGCGCTCCTATCCATCCTGGCGGAGGAGGGTGTCCTCTCGCAGGCCTTGGAAATGATCGCCTCGGAATTGGATCTAGCCGCCGGCGAATTGATCCATTTGCCGGAAGTGCCGGCAAAAGTGCATCTCCAAAATCTCCTGACAGATCTCAAGGATCGATCGATCCGTTCCCTTGCCGGATGA
- a CDS encoding NAD(P)-dependent oxidoreductase: MKIVVTGATGFIGSHVAVRLAKAGHQVVAAGRNPLKVPALGKVEGITLQRGDLTDPDSWEPVLAGADALVHIALGWGDSGLEMLRNDTEASIRLFQTAVDAGVKRVIYTSSTAACGEMASLNREDMAPKPMDFYGATKAGTESYLRAFGHQHKIQVHIVRPGYIFGEPIVEGASSQPDRRFSDLARAAKLGESIHLVQHDGTQFLHASDIAEVYLALMSSTSTTPTVHYALSSQWRSWEEVAMLAQEILGRKVDVVLEDKGYGKDPYLFSVDGIRQDFGLDFPNLDRLREHVRWELSRS; encoded by the coding sequence ATGAAGATCGTCGTCACGGGTGCCACGGGATTCATCGGAAGCCATGTCGCCGTCCGACTGGCCAAGGCGGGCCACCAGGTGGTGGCCGCCGGCCGCAATCCGCTCAAGGTTCCCGCATTGGGCAAAGTGGAAGGCATCACCCTCCAGCGAGGCGACCTGACCGATCCCGACTCCTGGGAGCCCGTCCTGGCGGGAGCGGACGCGCTGGTGCACATCGCGCTGGGATGGGGGGACTCCGGCCTGGAAATGCTCCGCAACGACACGGAAGCCTCCATTCGCCTGTTCCAGACCGCCGTCGATGCAGGTGTGAAGAGGGTCATCTACACCAGCTCCACCGCAGCTTGTGGGGAAATGGCCTCGCTGAACCGGGAAGACATGGCGCCCAAACCCATGGACTTCTACGGAGCGACCAAGGCTGGGACGGAATCCTACCTGCGCGCCTTCGGCCACCAGCACAAGATCCAGGTCCACATCGTGCGCCCCGGCTACATCTTCGGCGAACCCATCGTGGAAGGCGCTTCCAGCCAGCCGGACCGACGGTTTTCCGACCTGGCCCGGGCGGCGAAGCTCGGAGAATCCATCCATCTGGTGCAGCACGACGGGACACAATTTCTGCACGCCTCCGACATCGCCGAAGTCTACCTCGCGCTGATGTCCAGCACCAGCACCACTCCCACGGTCCACTACGCCCTGTCTTCGCAGTGGCGTTCGTGGGAGGAGGTCGCCATGCTCGCCCAGGAGATCCTCGGCAGGAAGGTGGACGTGGTCCTGGAGGACAAGGGCTACGGAAAGGATCCGTACCTGTTCTCCGTGGACGGAATCCGTCAAGATTTCGGGTTGGATTTCCCCAACCTCGATCGCCTTCGCGAGCACGTGCGCTGGGAATTGTCGCGTTCGTGA